In Microbacterium binotii, one DNA window encodes the following:
- the ruvB gene encoding Holliday junction branch migration DNA helicase RuvB produces MRDAGTPADESELAIEGALRPDSLADFVGQQKVRGQLQLLLDAARIQQRPPDHILLSGPPGLGKTTLAMIVAHESGRALRMSSGPAIQHAGDLAALLSSLTPGEVLFIDEIHRMARSAEEMLYLAMEDFRIDIMVGKGAGATSIPLDLAPFTLVGATTRSGLLPNPLRDRFGFTAHLEYYEPDELERVIARSSSMLGVELPTTARSEIARRSRGTPRIANRLLRRVRDYLIVYADGGSGSLASVDAALELYDVDPIGLDRLDRAVLDALIRRFRGGPVGLNTLAVAVGEEADTIESVVEPYLVRIGFMGRTPRGRVATPEAYGHLGVPHPTGALRLDDL; encoded by the coding sequence ATGAGGGATGCGGGCACCCCCGCGGACGAAAGTGAACTCGCCATCGAGGGGGCGTTGCGTCCCGACTCGCTCGCGGACTTCGTCGGGCAGCAGAAGGTGCGGGGGCAGCTGCAGCTGCTGCTCGACGCGGCGCGGATCCAGCAGCGCCCGCCCGACCACATCCTGCTCTCGGGCCCGCCGGGGCTCGGCAAGACGACGCTCGCCATGATCGTCGCGCATGAAAGCGGACGCGCGCTGCGCATGTCGAGCGGGCCGGCCATCCAGCATGCCGGCGATCTGGCGGCACTGCTGTCGTCGCTGACGCCCGGTGAGGTGCTGTTCATCGACGAGATCCACCGCATGGCGCGCTCGGCCGAAGAGATGCTGTATCTCGCGATGGAGGACTTCCGGATCGACATCATGGTCGGCAAGGGCGCCGGTGCCACGAGCATCCCCCTCGATCTCGCCCCCTTCACCCTGGTGGGCGCCACCACGAGGTCGGGGCTGCTGCCCAATCCGCTGCGCGACCGCTTCGGCTTCACCGCGCACCTCGAGTACTACGAGCCCGACGAGCTCGAACGGGTCATCGCCCGGTCCAGCTCGATGCTCGGCGTGGAGCTGCCGACCACGGCTCGCTCCGAGATCGCCCGCCGCTCGCGCGGAACTCCGCGCATCGCGAACCGACTTCTGCGGCGGGTGCGCGACTATCTCATCGTCTACGCCGACGGCGGGTCGGGCAGCCTCGCCAGCGTGGATGCTGCGCTCGAGCTGTACGACGTCGACCCGATCGGTCTCGACCGGCTCGACCGGGCCGTGCTGGACGCGCTCATCCGTCGCTTCCGCGGTGGTCCCGTCGGTCTGAACACCTTGGCTGTCGCGGTCGGCGAGGAGGCGGACACGATCGAATCGGTCGTCGAGCCCTACCTGGTGCGAATCGGCTTCATGGGGCGCACGCCCCGAGGCCGCGTGGCGACTCCGGAGGCCTACGGGCACCTGGGCGTGCCGCATCCGACCGGAGCGCTGCGCCTGGATGACCTATAA
- a CDS encoding preprotein translocase subunit YajC: MDFATFFANYGLIILLVILLIFMFWSSRRRMQKAKAEQEQKARQTVPGAEVLLQGGLYGTIVEFDADNLDQPALIEIAPGVEIKVHSQAILRVVDPAEGVVTEDEFIEAEASEAEYIAGVADGDITSISDDHKYSSHSDEVENDKKDKPEA, from the coding sequence ATGGACTTCGCGACCTTCTTCGCCAACTACGGTCTGATCATCCTGCTGGTGATCCTCCTGATCTTCATGTTCTGGAGCTCGCGTCGCCGCATGCAGAAGGCGAAGGCCGAGCAGGAGCAGAAGGCCCGCCAGACGGTTCCCGGCGCCGAGGTGCTGTTGCAGGGCGGTCTGTACGGAACGATCGTCGAGTTCGATGCCGACAACCTCGACCAGCCGGCCCTCATCGAGATCGCTCCTGGCGTCGAGATCAAGGTGCACAGCCAGGCCATCCTGCGTGTCGTCGACCCTGCTGAGGGCGTCGTGACCGAGGACGAGTTCATCGAGGCCGAGGCGAGTGAGGCCGAGTACATCGCCGGCGTCGCCGACGGTGACATCACCTCGATCAGCGACGACCACAAGTACTCGTCGCACAGCGATGAGGTCGAGAACGACAAGAAGGACAAGCCCGAGGCCTGA
- the secD gene encoding protein translocase subunit SecD, whose translation MATSTPVRHAWRALIGLLAVTAVLFGVNALGVYVFKTSAGAPASSWSPELALDLQGGTQIILAAQTADGAAPSGDQMTQAVTIIRQRVDASGVGEADVTTEGGRNVVVQIPGEADEETRQRIQDSAQLQLRPVLVESGEVSGSFIGQDGTATPYPTPDPSLAATPTASPTNGSDVSWITPKLQAEFQAYDCANPTNDPANAPDADPLITCSTDGTAKYILGPVEIKGDDVADASSGVVQTNGQWAVNLVFNAEGTEKFTEISQRLYPLQRPLNQFAFVLDGTVLSAPSMNGIITDGKPQITGSFSQESAKTLADQLKYGALPLSFTVQSSDTISATLGSQQLMIGLIAGLIGLALVAVYSLTVYRALGTVIMASLVVMGVLTYITLCILAWRMGYRLSLAGVAGVIVSIGFTADSFIIYFERIRDELRDGKSITAAVEDGWSRAKRTIYISKSINVLAAVVLYILADATVKGFAFTLGLTTVIDVLIFILFTHPVMQLLARTRFFGSGHPLSGLDPTALGAVYRGRAQFRAPVAPTGRVARSRGEAERRQTIAERKRAAQQGDAGSTPADDTVSPSKGGRN comes from the coding sequence GTGGCGACATCCACTCCCGTCCGTCACGCCTGGCGCGCCCTCATCGGGCTCCTCGCGGTGACCGCTGTGCTCTTCGGCGTGAACGCCCTGGGCGTCTACGTCTTCAAGACCTCCGCCGGAGCTCCCGCGAGCTCCTGGTCTCCTGAACTCGCCCTGGACCTTCAGGGCGGGACGCAGATCATCCTCGCGGCGCAGACCGCCGATGGCGCTGCTCCGAGCGGCGACCAGATGACGCAGGCCGTCACGATCATCCGCCAGCGCGTCGACGCCTCCGGTGTCGGCGAGGCGGACGTCACGACCGAGGGCGGACGCAACGTCGTCGTCCAGATCCCGGGCGAGGCCGATGAGGAGACGCGTCAGCGCATCCAGGACTCGGCCCAGCTGCAGCTGCGTCCCGTGCTCGTCGAGTCGGGCGAGGTCAGCGGCAGCTTCATCGGTCAGGACGGCACGGCGACGCCGTATCCGACGCCCGATCCCTCGCTCGCGGCCACGCCGACCGCGTCGCCGACGAACGGCAGCGACGTCAGTTGGATCACCCCGAAGCTGCAGGCGGAGTTCCAGGCCTACGACTGCGCCAACCCCACGAACGATCCCGCGAATGCTCCCGACGCCGACCCGCTGATCACCTGTTCGACCGATGGCACCGCGAAGTACATCCTCGGTCCGGTCGAGATCAAGGGTGACGACGTCGCCGACGCGAGCTCGGGGGTCGTGCAGACCAACGGCCAGTGGGCGGTCAACCTCGTCTTCAACGCGGAAGGCACCGAGAAGTTCACCGAGATCAGCCAGCGGCTGTACCCGCTCCAGCGACCGCTCAACCAGTTCGCGTTCGTGCTCGATGGAACGGTGCTCTCCGCTCCGTCGATGAACGGCATCATCACCGACGGGAAGCCGCAGATCACGGGCTCCTTCTCGCAGGAGAGCGCGAAGACGCTGGCTGACCAGCTCAAGTACGGCGCCCTGCCCTTGAGCTTCACTGTGCAGAGCTCCGACACGATCTCGGCCACCCTCGGTTCTCAGCAGCTGATGATCGGTCTGATCGCCGGCCTCATCGGTCTGGCTCTCGTGGCGGTGTACTCGCTGACCGTCTACCGAGCGCTCGGCACGGTGATCATGGCGTCGCTCGTGGTCATGGGTGTGCTCACCTACATCACCCTCTGCATCCTCGCCTGGCGCATGGGCTACCGCCTGTCGCTGGCAGGTGTCGCGGGTGTGATCGTGTCGATCGGATTCACGGCCGACTCGTTCATCATCTACTTCGAGCGCATCCGCGACGAGTTGCGCGACGGCAAGTCGATCACCGCAGCGGTCGAGGACGGGTGGAGCCGTGCCAAGCGCACGATCTACATCTCGAAGTCCATCAACGTGCTCGCCGCCGTGGTGCTCTACATCCTCGCCGATGCGACCGTGAAGGGCTTCGCGTTCACGCTGGGCCTCACGACCGTCATCGACGTGCTCATCTTCATCCTGTTCACCCATCCCGTGATGCAGCTGCTGGCCCGCACCCGATTCTTCGGCTCCGGCCACCCGCTGTCCGGTCTCGACCCGACAGCGCTCGGCGCGGTGTACCGCGGTCGCGCGCAGTTCCGCGCTCCGGTGGCCCCGACCGGTCGCGTCGCGCGCTCGCGCGGCGAGGCGGAGCGTCGTCAGACCATCGCCGAGCGTAAACGCGCTGCGCAGCAGGGGGATGCAGGCTCCACACCCGCGGACGATACCGTGTCCCCGTCGAAGGGCGGTCGCAACTGA
- the ruvC gene encoding crossover junction endodeoxyribonuclease RuvC, translating to MASSLRVLGVDPGLTRCGVGVVDVAADRRASLVHVGVIRSSPDLPIAERLHLIAQGLRDAVREHRPDVVAVERVFAQQNRSTVMGTAQASGIALLVAAEHGLRTATHTPSEVKAAITGYGSAEKLQVQTMVARVLRLDALPQPADAADALALALCHAWRGGGVGGAAVADAALTPAQRAWRAAEKARR from the coding sequence GTGGCTTCCTCTCTGCGCGTGCTCGGCGTCGACCCGGGCCTGACGCGCTGCGGCGTGGGCGTCGTGGACGTCGCGGCCGACCGTCGCGCGAGCCTCGTGCACGTCGGGGTCATCCGATCGTCGCCCGACCTGCCGATCGCGGAGCGGCTCCACCTCATCGCGCAGGGGCTTCGTGACGCCGTACGGGAGCACCGGCCCGATGTCGTCGCTGTGGAACGGGTGTTCGCGCAGCAGAACCGAAGCACCGTGATGGGCACGGCTCAAGCCAGCGGCATCGCGCTGCTCGTCGCGGCCGAGCACGGACTGCGCACCGCGACCCACACGCCCAGCGAGGTCAAGGCCGCGATCACCGGCTACGGCTCCGCCGAGAAGCTGCAGGTTCAGACGATGGTGGCCAGGGTTCTCCGACTGGACGCGCTCCCTCAGCCCGCGGATGCCGCGGACGCGCTCGCGCTCGCCCTGTGCCATGCGTGGCGCGGTGGCGGCGTCGGGGGAGCGGCCGTCGCGGATGCGGCGCTCACCCCGGCGCAGCGTGCGTGGCGAGCGGCGGAGAAGGCACGACGCTGA
- the secF gene encoding protein translocase subunit SecF: protein MRSMSQVGNDLYTGKTSFPFVGRRRLWFLIGALLVIASALVPLFRPIEFSIEFTGGSQFTINELSNPDQAIATTAVQSVVPNAETRVTTVGSDSVRVQTDQMSNDETQRVSEALAEAYNVPAADVTSSFIGPSWGEGVTRQSLWGLAIFLTLTFVILALYFRTWKMSAAAIIGVVDVLIVTIGIYAVFGFAISPAAVIGFLTILAYSLYDITVVFDKIRENTRDDGEISARTFGESVNLAVNQTLIRSINTTVVAILPTGAILFIGAFWLGAQTLTDISLSIFVGTIVAAYSTLFLAAPLYSLFREGEAKVKASDARVLSARERAVVEA from the coding sequence ATGCGCTCGATGTCCCAGGTCGGTAACGACCTCTACACCGGCAAGACCTCCTTCCCGTTCGTCGGACGTCGCCGGCTCTGGTTTCTGATCGGTGCGCTGCTCGTCATCGCCTCCGCGTTGGTGCCGCTCTTCCGCCCGATCGAGTTCTCGATCGAGTTCACCGGGGGATCCCAGTTCACGATCAACGAGCTGTCCAATCCCGACCAGGCCATTGCGACCACCGCCGTCCAGTCCGTCGTCCCGAACGCCGAGACGCGAGTCACGACGGTCGGTTCGGACTCCGTCCGGGTGCAGACCGACCAGATGTCCAACGACGAGACACAGCGTGTCTCGGAGGCGCTCGCGGAGGCCTACAACGTGCCGGCCGCCGACGTGACGTCGTCATTCATCGGCCCGAGCTGGGGCGAGGGCGTGACACGTCAGTCCCTGTGGGGTCTGGCGATCTTCCTCACGCTGACCTTCGTGATCCTCGCGCTGTACTTCCGTACCTGGAAGATGTCCGCGGCCGCCATCATCGGCGTCGTCGACGTGCTGATCGTCACGATCGGGATCTACGCGGTGTTCGGCTTCGCGATCTCGCCCGCCGCCGTCATCGGATTCCTCACGATCCTCGCGTACTCGCTGTATGACATCACCGTCGTCTTCGACAAGATCCGGGAGAACACGAGGGATGACGGGGAGATCTCTGCCCGCACGTTCGGCGAGTCGGTGAACCTCGCGGTGAACCAGACTCTCATCCGATCGATCAACACGACCGTGGTCGCGATCCTGCCGACCGGAGCGATCCTGTTCATCGGCGCGTTCTGGCTCGGCGCGCAGACCCTCACGGACATCTCGCTGTCGATCTTCGTGGGTACCATCGTGGCCGCGTACTCGACGCTCTTCCTCGCTGCACCGCTGTACAGCCTCTTCCGCGAGGGCGAGGCGAAGGTCAAAGCGAGCGACGCGCGAGTGCTCTCGGCGCGCGAGCGCGCGGTCGTCGAAGCCTGA
- a CDS encoding DUF349 domain-containing protein, protein MTAATDHTPDQPDTTGAVEEPWGRVDADGTVAVREGENWRVVGQYPDGTPDEALAYFVRKYTDLASEVTLLEVRHRRGGASASDLRHTANALREKVTDAAAVGDLEALRARLDALVASLAEASAHEAEAAKAAVDEALAQRTVLVERAEALAQRDPKSLQWKQVTAELTELFDQWQSQQQNGPRLPKSASQQLWTRFRDARSALERHRRAFYAELDEVHKAAKDRKTRLVERAEALAPRGEDGIPAYRDLLDDWKAAGRAGKRVDDALWARFKAAGDALYGARQGREAAEAEESKERIVAKQALLETAKPIVDEKNLSTARQRLTEIQRQWDEIGRIFPRDRERALDDELRKIEQHVRGREDAEWKRNEPETTARANDMTRQLTDAIEKLESELADAEARKDTKAAKTARESLEARKAWLRAIGG, encoded by the coding sequence GTGACTGCCGCGACAGACCACACCCCTGACCAGCCCGACACCACCGGGGCCGTTGAAGAGCCCTGGGGTCGGGTGGATGCCGATGGCACCGTCGCCGTGCGCGAGGGCGAGAACTGGCGCGTCGTCGGGCAGTACCCCGACGGCACTCCGGATGAGGCGCTGGCGTACTTCGTTCGCAAGTACACCGATCTCGCGAGCGAGGTGACGCTCCTGGAGGTCCGTCATCGTCGCGGAGGCGCGTCGGCATCCGACCTGCGTCACACGGCGAACGCGCTGCGCGAGAAGGTCACTGACGCCGCCGCCGTCGGCGACCTCGAGGCACTGCGCGCTCGGCTCGACGCACTCGTCGCCTCGCTGGCCGAAGCGAGCGCGCATGAGGCGGAGGCTGCGAAGGCCGCTGTCGACGAAGCGCTCGCCCAGCGCACAGTCCTCGTCGAGCGGGCGGAGGCCCTCGCTCAACGCGACCCGAAGTCGCTGCAGTGGAAGCAGGTCACCGCGGAGCTGACCGAACTCTTCGACCAGTGGCAGAGCCAGCAGCAGAACGGCCCGCGTCTGCCGAAGTCCGCGTCGCAGCAGCTGTGGACGCGCTTCCGCGACGCGCGCAGTGCGCTCGAGCGCCATCGCCGCGCGTTCTATGCGGAGCTCGACGAGGTGCACAAGGCCGCCAAGGACCGCAAGACGCGCCTGGTGGAGCGCGCCGAGGCTCTCGCACCGCGCGGGGAGGACGGTATCCCCGCGTACCGCGACCTCCTCGACGACTGGAAAGCCGCGGGACGCGCCGGCAAGCGCGTCGACGATGCGCTCTGGGCCCGTTTCAAGGCCGCGGGCGACGCGCTCTACGGCGCGCGCCAGGGCCGCGAGGCCGCCGAGGCCGAGGAGTCCAAGGAGCGGATCGTCGCCAAGCAGGCGCTGCTCGAGACGGCGAAGCCCATCGTCGACGAGAAGAACCTGTCGACGGCCCGTCAGCGTCTCACCGAGATCCAGCGCCAGTGGGACGAAATCGGCCGGATCTTCCCGCGCGATCGCGAGCGGGCACTCGACGACGAACTGCGCAAGATCGAGCAGCATGTGCGCGGCCGTGAGGACGCCGAGTGGAAGCGCAACGAGCCGGAGACGACGGCTCGTGCCAACGACATGACCCGTCAACTGACGGACGCCATCGAGAAGCTCGAGAGCGAACTGGCCGACGCGGAGGCCCGCAAGGACACGAAGGCCGCGAAGACGGCACGCGAGTCGCTCGAGGCGCGCAAGGCGTGGCTGCGCGCCATCGGCGGCTGA
- a CDS encoding RelA/SpoT family protein has product MAETLPAGAQSSSLRRLIPRIFSRAARRDDVDKLVRTVRTHHPKGDLAIVERAYVVAARAHEGQKRQSGEPYITHPLAVAQILADLGLGPKAVAAALLHDTVEDTGYRLDELSAEFGDEVAMLVDGVTKLDKVKYGESAQAETVRKMIVAMSRDIRVLVIKLADRLHNARTWGFVPPEKASKKATETLEIYAPLAHRLGIQAIKSELEDLSFAVLHPKLYVEIDSLVKQRTPQREQYLQNVINAVEEDLRELRIRGRVAGRPKQLYSVYQKMVVRGREFDDIYDLIGIRVIVATVRDCYAVLGALHARWTPLPGRFKDYIATPKFNLYQSLHTTVIGPNGRTVEIQIRTNEMHQQAEFGVAAHWKYKERMSGAKTDTKAVDADMAWLAHISDWQAETADPGEFLDSLRFEIGAKEVYVFTPKGRVIGLPAGATPVDFAYAVHTEIGHRTMGSKVNGRLVPLESELHSGDVVEVFTSKNPDAGPSQDWLGFVKSTRARNKIRGWFTKERREEAIEQGRESIARAMRRQNLPLQRLMSQDSFTQVAQQLRYEDVSALYAAVGEGHVSTQSVIEKVTALVAADNDTSTGPIDIPHIGRGRAPRDGDSGVLVRGAPDILVKLAKCCTPVPGDEIVGFVTRGSGVSVHRADCTNVKALEADPERMIDVEWAPTTKSVFLVQIQVEALDRSGLLSDVTRVLSEHHVNILSATVSTSNDRLALSRFVFEMGDTVHLDRVLNAVRRIDAVYDVYRVTSS; this is encoded by the coding sequence ATGGCCGAGACGCTTCCCGCGGGCGCCCAGAGTTCGTCTCTGCGTCGCCTGATCCCGCGCATCTTCTCGCGCGCCGCCCGCCGTGACGACGTCGACAAGCTCGTTCGCACGGTCCGGACCCACCACCCGAAAGGCGATCTCGCGATCGTCGAACGGGCCTACGTGGTGGCGGCCCGGGCGCACGAGGGGCAGAAGCGGCAGAGCGGCGAGCCGTACATCACGCATCCGCTCGCGGTGGCTCAGATCCTGGCGGATCTCGGCCTCGGGCCGAAGGCGGTCGCAGCCGCGCTGTTGCACGACACCGTCGAGGACACGGGATACCGGCTCGATGAGCTGAGCGCCGAGTTCGGCGATGAGGTCGCGATGCTGGTGGACGGCGTCACGAAGCTCGACAAGGTCAAATACGGCGAGAGCGCACAGGCGGAGACCGTCCGCAAGATGATCGTGGCGATGTCTCGCGACATCCGCGTGCTCGTCATCAAGCTCGCGGACCGCCTGCACAACGCCCGCACGTGGGGCTTCGTGCCGCCCGAGAAGGCATCCAAGAAGGCGACCGAGACGCTCGAGATCTACGCACCGCTGGCGCACAGGCTCGGCATCCAGGCGATCAAGTCCGAGCTCGAAGACCTCTCGTTCGCGGTGCTGCACCCGAAGCTCTACGTCGAGATCGACAGCCTCGTCAAGCAGCGCACGCCCCAGCGGGAACAGTACCTGCAGAACGTCATCAATGCGGTGGAAGAGGATCTGCGCGAGCTGCGGATCCGCGGCAGGGTGGCGGGTCGCCCGAAGCAGCTCTACTCCGTCTATCAAAAGATGGTCGTGCGAGGTCGCGAGTTCGACGACATCTACGACCTGATCGGCATCCGCGTGATCGTGGCGACCGTCCGCGACTGCTATGCCGTGCTCGGTGCGCTCCACGCGCGATGGACGCCGCTACCCGGGCGGTTCAAGGACTACATCGCGACGCCCAAGTTCAATCTGTACCAGTCGCTGCACACGACCGTCATCGGCCCGAACGGGCGCACGGTCGAGATCCAGATCCGAACGAACGAGATGCATCAGCAGGCCGAGTTCGGTGTCGCGGCGCACTGGAAGTACAAGGAGCGGATGTCGGGCGCCAAGACCGACACGAAGGCCGTCGACGCCGACATGGCGTGGCTCGCCCATATCTCCGACTGGCAGGCGGAGACCGCCGACCCGGGCGAGTTCCTCGACTCGCTCAGGTTCGAGATCGGCGCGAAGGAGGTCTACGTCTTCACGCCCAAGGGACGCGTCATCGGCCTGCCTGCGGGCGCGACCCCGGTGGACTTCGCGTACGCGGTGCACACCGAGATCGGGCACCGCACGATGGGCTCGAAGGTCAACGGCCGGCTCGTTCCGCTCGAGTCCGAGCTCCATTCCGGCGACGTCGTCGAGGTCTTCACCTCCAAGAACCCGGATGCGGGACCCAGCCAGGACTGGCTCGGGTTCGTCAAGAGCACTCGCGCCCGCAACAAGATCCGCGGCTGGTTCACCAAGGAACGCCGTGAAGAGGCGATAGAGCAGGGGCGCGAGTCCATCGCGCGCGCGATGCGGCGCCAGAACCTGCCGCTGCAGCGCCTGATGAGTCAGGACTCGTTCACGCAGGTCGCGCAGCAGCTGCGCTACGAGGACGTGTCGGCGCTCTACGCGGCTGTCGGCGAGGGACACGTCTCCACCCAGTCGGTGATCGAGAAGGTCACGGCGCTCGTCGCGGCGGACAACGACACGTCCACCGGCCCGATCGACATCCCGCACATCGGTCGGGGCCGAGCGCCGCGCGACGGCGATTCCGGAGTGCTCGTGCGCGGTGCGCCCGACATCCTCGTCAAGCTCGCGAAATGCTGCACACCGGTCCCGGGGGATGAGATCGTCGGCTTCGTGACCCGCGGCAGCGGTGTCTCGGTGCACCGCGCCGACTGCACCAACGTCAAGGCGCTCGAGGCCGATCCCGAGCGCATGATCGATGTCGAGTGGGCGCCGACCACGAAGAGCGTCTTCCTCGTACAGATCCAGGTGGAGGCGCTCGATCGCTCGGGGCTGCTCAGCGACGTGACGCGGGTGCTGAGCGAACACCACGTCAACATCCTCTCCGCGACGGTCTCCACGTCGAACGACCGTCTCGCGCTCAGCCGTTTCGTTTTCGAGATGGGCGACACCGTGCACCTCGACCGCGTGCTGAACGCGGTGCGCCGTATCGACGCCGTGTACGACGTCTACCGCGTCACATCTTCCTGA
- a CDS encoding type IV toxin-antitoxin system AbiEi family antitoxin: MGSRFLYFPSQLLSRAELTAACLDGDLVGLGEGFVPADTIETAALRAASLHPLVGERMAATHRSAAWVHGFIDEVPVRHDLQRISEHRLHEPVDRRFVYRDPRIPDDDLLRLGGVPVTTPARTVADLARGTDEAARGLLGQCAERAPEAIHGAIAWLDSRRRVPRRLAALALLQELVRKM; the protein is encoded by the coding sequence ATGGGATCGCGTTTCCTCTACTTCCCGAGCCAACTGCTCAGCCGCGCTGAGCTCACGGCTGCGTGTCTCGACGGCGATCTCGTGGGACTCGGCGAGGGCTTCGTCCCGGCGGACACGATCGAGACGGCGGCGCTACGAGCCGCATCCCTGCACCCTCTCGTCGGCGAACGAATGGCCGCGACCCACCGCAGCGCCGCCTGGGTGCACGGCTTCATCGACGAGGTGCCCGTCCGTCACGACCTGCAGCGCATCAGCGAGCATCGCCTGCACGAGCCCGTGGACCGGCGCTTCGTCTACCGCGATCCGCGCATCCCCGATGACGACCTGCTCCGTCTCGGCGGCGTTCCCGTCACGACGCCGGCTCGCACCGTCGCCGATCTCGCTCGGGGTACCGATGAGGCGGCTCGCGGCCTGCTGGGACAGTGCGCCGAGCGAGCACCCGAAGCCATCCACGGCGCCATCGCGTGGCTCGATTCCAGACGACGCGTACCGCGTCGCCTGGCGGCGCTCGCGCTTCTGCAGGAGCTCGTCAGGAAGATGTGA
- a CDS encoding dioxygenase, which produces MAAGNKQQRAERERARLYQARRAHHDAQITRRRRDNILAGLGGGVLVLAVLGGQIAYYTVGPGVSSPVVETPSPAPSDPAPTSTPLPTPEPTS; this is translated from the coding sequence GTGGCAGCGGGAAACAAGCAGCAGCGTGCCGAGCGCGAGCGCGCTCGTCTGTATCAGGCGCGCCGCGCCCACCACGACGCACAGATCACGCGGCGCCGCCGCGACAACATCCTCGCGGGGCTCGGTGGCGGCGTGCTCGTCCTCGCTGTCCTCGGCGGTCAGATCGCGTACTACACGGTCGGACCCGGCGTGAGCTCCCCCGTCGTCGAGACACCGAGCCCGGCGCCCTCCGACCCCGCGCCCACCTCGACACCGCTGCCGACTCCGGAGCCCACGTCCTGA
- the ruvA gene encoding Holliday junction branch migration protein RuvA, translating to MIASLRGSVVHASSDGLVLEVAGVGYSVAVTPDVSRTARLGDEILLHTHMIVREDALSLVGFRTREELAVFAALIAVSGVGPKSALGVLAELSIDQIAQAVADEADGPFRKVSGIGPKTAKLIVVQLAGKLAPPTASTAGSSTASTDLVVQLAQALVGLGWSERVAAETAAVVVADAPEERTVAALLRRALAALGPARGEAVRG from the coding sequence ATGATCGCCTCGCTCCGCGGCTCCGTCGTGCACGCATCCTCCGATGGACTCGTCCTCGAGGTCGCCGGCGTCGGCTACAGCGTCGCCGTCACCCCGGACGTCTCGCGCACGGCGCGCCTGGGCGACGAGATCCTGCTGCACACGCACATGATCGTCCGCGAGGACGCCCTCTCGCTCGTGGGCTTTCGCACGCGAGAGGAGCTGGCGGTCTTCGCGGCGCTGATCGCCGTGTCGGGAGTAGGTCCGAAGTCCGCGCTCGGTGTGCTGGCCGAGCTCAGCATCGACCAGATCGCGCAGGCGGTGGCAGACGAGGCCGATGGTCCCTTCCGCAAGGTCTCCGGAATCGGACCCAAGACGGCCAAGCTGATCGTGGTGCAGCTCGCCGGCAAGCTGGCGCCGCCCACCGCATCCACCGCCGGCTCCTCGACGGCGTCCACCGATCTCGTCGTTCAGCTCGCACAGGCGCTCGTCGGCCTGGGCTGGTCCGAACGCGTCGCCGCAGAGACGGCCGCGGTCGTGGTCGCCGACGCGCCCGAGGAACGGACGGTCGCGGCGCTCCTGCGCAGAGCCCTCGCGGCGCTGGGCCCGGCTCGCGGGGAGGCTGTGCGTGGATGA